The region GTGATGGTGATAATGATGGAGACTTCGAAGAAGAGGACAACAACGGTGAGGGGAACCAGGATACAATCGAAGGATAGACTCAGATTCAAACTCTTGCCACTCCAACAGTTGTGGCTATTCCAGAAGACAGAGCTTTGATAGGGAGCACTAAGGGGTTTTCTTTAGAAGAACTAGAAACTCGAAAACGAAACCAACCTCTTGAATACCTAAACGTTATGATAAGCAGCAGGGAAAGATCATCTGAGAAAATCCTTAGCACTATTATAGCATCTAATGATCAACCTTCGAGTACACCTGTAGATGAAGTGCTCTCGAAAATCAAGGAAAAGGTCTTCAATGGTGATTTATTCCTACTCCTACTGGTTGATCCTTCTGCCCCTCTAACATTGAAGGCTTTACTCAACCAAGTCAACTTATTATAAGCTTCTCCTAAAGTTGCCAACATCATCCTAGAGTTAGGCACTATGATCGACCAAGCTATCAAAGATCACAAGCTACTACCCCAGATAACTAGGGAGGTCAAATAAAAGGTTGGTTCTGAAGCAGCTGCTTGGGATGCTTCCACTGAGTCTACCAACAAGGACATGGAACTGGAACAAACGAAATAGAAAAACAAAAAGGAGATCGAAGGCCATGACCGTAATATTGCTTCATGGAGAAAACAGATAAGGGAACTGCAAGCCAAAATCTCTGAAGCCGAAAAGCGCAAAAATGAACTTCTGAAGTTTGATGGTGTTTTGATGGCTAAAGAGCTATAGTTTGGTATGGAGTTCGTCAAAAAAGCACGCAAGCTTGAGTCAGAGCTCATACTTCTCCGATCGAAACAGTCCTTATGTGAAAAGTCCTTGGAACTTCTCAAGACAAAATACCTCCACATAAAGGCTACTCATCCTTTTTAGTTTtaatctcctttttcattttccTATTGATATGTTTTGGTTGTAATGAATATTAGCCCTTTGGGCCTTTGAAGCGAATTTAAGCCATTTTGGCACCCTGTACCATATTGGCTTTGTTTAACTTGCATGCAATTactcttttcttatttttatttcttgaagttttggcttatattttttcaaatattttccattTACTCTCAAGATTCTTTTATCGTCACTAAGTTCCTCAATCTCATAGGCACCGTTAGAGAATACTTGCAAATTTTTAAAAGGGCCTTCCCACTTGGGAGACCACTTCCCTAGGGTCCTGTCCTTTCGATACATTGGAAGGACAACTTTCCAGACCAAGTCTTCAGAAGAAAATGTCTTAATTTTAAGCTTCTTATTATAAGAGTTCTCTACTCTCTTCTTCTGCCTTTTTAATAATTCCAAGGCATTTAGTCTCTCTTCATCTAGATCGACTAACTCATCCAGCATCATGTTCCAATATGATTCTGATGGAATTTCATGATGCCTCTGAATTCTTGTGGATTTTAGATAAATTTCTACTGGAAAAACTGCCTCATGACCAAAGGTCAGTCGAAAAGGGGTCGAATTAGTGGCTTCCTTGGGAGAGGTCCGACATGCCCACAAAATCTGATCTAAAGTTttatgccaatttctaggtttctccccccacatgcttcttaatcaagcCAATAATCACCTTATTAGCTGCTTCGACTTGACCATTAGCCTGAGCATAATATGGCGTAGACGTTAATAATTTGAAACCCATTTCCTTAGCAAATccttgcatctttcgaccagtaaatactgatccttgatctgttgtgATAGTCTCTGGGATTCCAAATATATAAATAATGTGTTTCTAGATAAATTCGATCACATCTCTTGGCCCACATTTGGCAAAGGTATAACTTCGATCCATTTTAAAATAATCAATGCAAACCAAGATATACCTCTGATTCTTAGATGATGgtggtcgaatttccccaatcGAATCCAAAGTCCAGCCTCTAAAAGGCCAAGGTTTGATTATATAGTGCAATTCACTCGCAAGGACATgttgtatgcctgcatgtacCTGACATTCTTGGCATCCTTTGGCAAATTCGATGCAGTCTTTCAGCATGGTGAGCCAATACATCCCTTGGAGAAACAGaagccatttcatcttatggccaaCTTGGTGCGTCCCACATTCCTCACTATGGACAGTCGAAAGGGCTAAATACGCCTCTGACTCACTGAGATATTTAAGCAAAACTCCCTCAAGAGTATTTTTGAACAATTCCATCCCCAAAAGAAAATAACTTAAAGCTCAATACCTGGTTTTTTGGTTGGCATACGCCATTAGATTCTGTAAATATTGCACTATTGGTTTCCTTCTGTGAGGTTATCTATTGCCAATATTTCAAAGTTTTCTTTATCACCATATCCTAACTTTGTCTTTTCAAAGTCTGATGGGGCTAATCTGGTCGATATAACTCTTCCTCTGACTTCGATGACTTTTTgcaatttttcttttgaaattttatacccGGATGCAATTTGAGCCAAATCATTAGCCACTTGATTTTCCAATCGAGGTATGTGTCGAGTATTAGCCATCTCGAATCTTTTTAGCAATCGACTGGCTATTACGAAGTACATAATGAGATTCTCTTTAACACACCTATACTCTTTTGTAATCTGTTTTATAACTAACTCTGAGTCACCAATTATTTTGACTCGAGTTGCCCCAAATTCCAACAATATCTCGAGTCCGACTATGAGagcttcatattcagcctcatTGTTCGAGCAGAGGCCCTCCACTTTGTACTTGGGTcttgttggaattttattaggagaaataattaAAACTCCTATGTTTGTTCCATCTTTGTGACTAGACCCATCGAAGCACAATTTCCAGGATTCTAATTCGAGATAGTCCAGTGCATTCTCGACTATGGAGAGGTCGACTATAAAATCTTCTACCACTTGTCCCTTAACAACTTTTAATGGCATATACGTTAAGGAATATTCAGTTAGAGTTGGTGCCCATTTTCCAATTCAGCTGTGCAAATgggtttagacaacatatgttaAATGACATCAAAgtgagatgaaacataaacatcaacaggttttatataatgcttcaacttCGTACAAAAAATACAGGCATAAACACAAATTTTCAACTATGCTATACCTAGTTTCTACATCATTTAAGACCctactgaggtagtaaatggctctttcgatgccattatcatcctcttgagcCAACATGCTCCCTAAAGTCTTGTCAAATGCAGatatgtacaatctcatactcTTATTCCTACAAGGTGGTGTCAGAATTGGTGGATGACTCAGGTATTCTTTAATTTTGTCGAACGCTTCTTGCTGAGCCTGCCCCCATTTGAATCCTTCCTTGTTGAGTCGAAGCAAAGGTGAAAAGGCTTGCGTTTTTccactaaggtttgagatgaATCTCCTCAGCAAATTGATCTTACCCAACAATGACTGCAATTCCTTCTttgttgatggcgctttcgcctccattatggcCTTGGTCTTATTCTCGTTTATTTCAATTCCCTTTTTGTGGACCACAAATCCTAAGAAATCCCCTGCAtgcacacaaaaagcacatttGAGAGGGTTCATTTTCAGACCATGTCTTCTCATCCTTTCGAAGGGCAGTCGAAGATGGTCGATATGGCTCTTCCCTAAAATAGACTTAACAACAATACATCTATGTAAATTTGCATAAAAGTCTCTATAAAATcatggaagatcgaattcattgctctttggtatgttgccccaacattcttcaaaccaaaaggcatcaccaccCATTCATAGGTGCCTAAGGCTCCAAGACATCGAAATACTGTTTTGGGGACATCCTCTTCCGCAATGAATATCTAATTATATCCATAATACCCATCGAGCATGCTAAGATACTCATGGCCTGCGGCAGAATCGACTAGCATCTCCACCACATGCATTGAATATTCATCCTTTGAGGTTGCAGTATTCAAGTCTCTTAAATCTATGCACACCCTCAGAGTACCATTCTTCTTAATGACGGGTACAATATTggctaaccattcgacatacctggttgtaCGGATGAAGTTACAGCAAATAAGCCTTcgacttcctctttgatcttcgAGAGAATCGTAGGTGCAAATCGCCTTGGGTTCTACTTGATAGGCTTTTTTCCAGGCTTGATTGACAGCTTCAATTCGAGCAGATCTCTTCTCAAACCAGGCATCTCATCTTAATCCCACGCGAAAAACAGTCCTTAAACTCCTTCAGCAACTGGATCACTTCGACCTTAAGTTGGGGGATGATATTCACGCTAATGTAAGTTAGCCTTTTTGTCAATCCTCCTCCCAAGTCTATTTCCTCAAGTGGATCTTGAGCCAGCATCTTAATACTTGTTTCCAGCGGATCCTTCTCAAATCCCAAAGGTTCTTCATCATAGATGGCGTCGAGCCTCTGGCCTTGATCTTCATCCTGAACCTTATCAGGTGGCTCTGGATCGAAGTCCTTTTCAGGACCTATTTAATGGAACTCCCTGTTTGCTTTGACAGCCATGTTTTTTACTTCAGTCTCCAAGGCCGCTTCTtgtttgttttcggctatgtaagctGAAATCCGTTTTAGAGCTTCGAACTCAATCATCGGCACTGAATTCGCTTCCCCAACCTGTGGGGTCGACTCCTGACGCTCCTAGATATCCAAAGTCGTCTTCGCCTGCCACTTCTCTATCTCAGTGAAAGACATTGTTGGGATGTAAATATAGGGAGAAGTAGGCATTGTCGTCTGGAGTAAATGCAAAATTGGTCGGATCACACGAAGCAATATTGGCCAAATCTTTGTCGAACTGGTGTTTGTTGACGTGGTTGATAAGAGTCTTCAAGTAACCTTAGTCTACTTCTATATTTTCCACAATACCGTCTGGACTCCATATGATGATTTGTTGGTGCATGGAAGATGGCACAACCCCAACCCCATATATCCATTCTCTTCCAAGTAACAATTTATAATTAGCCTTTGTATCCATAATCATAAACATTGTTGATCTGGTGACAGTTCCTATAGTTAACTCAACCTGGATTACCCCAAGAGTGGAACCCACCTTTACTTCATAATTGGAAAGCACCATGTTGCGGGGTTTGGTATCTGTATCGTATTTGCCAATTTTTCTTAGCATATAGCGCGACATCAAATTCACCGTTGCACTGCAATCCACTAAGATTTTATTAATTGGATAATCTTCGATCTTCCTAGTAATAAATAGAGGCTTAAGATGACTCTTCAAAGCCTCATCGGGTCTTTCGAAGAAGGAATTTTTCTCCTCCACGCAACCATTGTTCATCACATAGTAGCATACTGGATTATGAGCAACCATTTCTCTTTCTGTATTATTGTCGGTGTCTTCGACCTCGGTTATTTGATCGAACTCCCTGGGCATCACTGATACCGTACCGACTAAGATATCCAATGAAGCTTTTGACCCAGAGTCGAAGTCATTCGTCAGCATTTCGTCTTCTGCATCCACTAAATCATATTTCTCTATGGCCGCCTCTGCTGGAGTATTAAACTTCCCTTTGTCAAGGCTTAAGTCCTCCTTCTTTCTTGCAGGCACATTGGTGCTGAACTCAGCTTTTTCCTTTTCCCCAACATCCCTCTATGCTTTCCCCCTTCTCTGTTCCCTTCTCCACTGGGACCTTGTCATAGGATGttttcctttgtatttttcagAGATGTGGGATGTTCTTCTGTTAGTCTGGAACTCCTTACGGTATTTTAATGACGAACCTCTATCTACCTCGAAGTTCTGCCATTTTCCCTGGCCGCGTTTTCTGCCATCGACTGGCTTCACCtattttccatttgaagcctCAGCGTTGGCTTTGAAGGAGATGGGTCTGGCAGCAGGACCACTTCGTTTTGTTTCATCAAGCTTCACCATATGCCTCCTTAGATCATAATATCTTCTTGGGTCGAAAGCCCTTATGGGCTGGAAAGCCTGTTGATCTTTAGGGGCTCGCTGACACCCTTGGTTTTTAGCCCTCCTTACCCCCTCGAGATTTTGGGCCGCTTTCTTATCGAACACGGTGCTGCATCAGGGGCACAACATAACCTCTGATTGTTTCTTCTGGAACCTCCAGAGGAAATCAATTAGAGTTTCGTCTTCTTTGGGGAAGACTACTTTATTATACTCTTCTTGTCGACACTCGTTGTCAACTCCCATTAAGGTTTCTTGGGAGATTTCGACCATATTAACCTCCACGTCGACATCTTCAATGATGTCTAAATTCTGGAATTTCAATTGAAGGCCCTCAGTAGCCTTATCTATTTGCACGAAACCATCAACAGTTTCTTTGGTTACTATCACTAGGTTGGAATCTTCAGTGATTCCGGTGTCGAAACCATCAGTGTTTCCATTGGTGGCATTTCCAACAACTTCTTGAACGAAGTTCTTGAAGAATCCCTGATCAAGATGCTCAGAGACCCTAACCATGACAGGTTTGTTGACAAAGTCCTCAGTAACTTCGGTCATGTCGAAATCATCAATGACTTCGACCATGTTTACTTCCTCTGGTTCTGTGTAGTGGGCATCAACCATTTATAGAGGATTGGAGTCGATCTTCATCTGGCTCCTAGGTTTGTCTCCAAACTTGAGTCTCCCTTCTTGGATAGCATTCTGaacaagatccctgaaaagaaaacactGAGATGTTTTATGACCCAGAAAACTATGGTACTTGCAAAACcttattttctttctttgttctaaaggaGGCACTTTAGCACCAGAAGGCACTATCATTTGACCATCCTTAACTAACAAATCGAAGATTTCGTCATATTTTGTAACGTCGAAAGTGTAAGTTTTCTTAGGAAATTTATCATTATTTTCTGGTTCAATAGGGTTTTTTCCATTCGACGGGGCCAAGACCTTACAAGCGTAAGGTGGCCCTTGTTTCAACTCAGCAAGGTCGATTTCATTTTCGTCGAAGTCTAAAGGCCCATTATAGGACCCTTCGTCATCATTATTGAATTCGACGTAGGCTACTCTTTGTTCTTATTTTCTATAGCCTTTTCTTCCTTCAAGCGTTCTAACTGTCGAACCCTATCAGCCAgttgggccatatctctcaaataCTGGGTGTCTAACTTTTTCCTGATAGAATAGTCAAGGCCCCCAGTGGCTATTTCGACCATTTCATGCTCTGGCACCTATGTAAAACACCTAACTTTGAGTAATCGAAATCTATTTAGATCGTCATCAATTGGCTCATTGAACTTTCGTTTAATACTGGCCAATTCCTTTAGACTTATCTTTATTTGCCCCGTGTAAAACTGCTCATGGAACATTGTTTCTAACTGATTCCAAGTATGAATCGAATGTTGTGGCAAAGTGGTAAACCACATGAAGGAATTCTTTGTGAGAGAACTTGGGAAATATTTTATCCTAAGGTTTTCGTTGTTCGAAATGTCTCCTGCCTCTATTAAATATCTAGCCACATGTTCGACAGTGGATTCAGTAGTATCCCCAAAAAACTTAgtgaatttggggatttttgtTCTAGGGGGTGTTTCTGGCTGTAGGACATATTCCGACAAATGTGATGTATAATTTGGCCTTCGAAGGAAAAAGTTTACCCCATTTCGAACCACAATCCTTTCGACCAGGGCTGCCTGATTGTTATTTGCTGCCATATCATCATGTCGAATCTGCCGTATAACATTATCAACATTTTGGTTTCTATTTACCATTATTATCCTTGGCTATCTCTCCCTGGGGATTTGTGGTTCATACCTAGGGGGTTCGACTCCTACTCCCTGATTTACCATCTCTGGTGGCGGTTGATTTTGTGGAATTTGGTTAATAGTAGGGTCTTCTTCGAAGGTTACTCCCTGGTTTTCCCATATCCAATCCCTTAGAGGGTGTCGATGAGGTTGTGGTACACCCAAGAAGTCATACATTCACTCCATCTGTGATGCCATCTGCTGATTCGATTGTGCCGTATTTTGAATCAAAGGATTTAATACGGTGGTTAATATTTGGGTAAgcatttggaccatatcatggTTGCTTTCGTCCATCTGTTGTCTCCATACTACTGAGGAATTATTGGTAAGGTTGGGTATTTGCGTTTGGTATCCCAAGCCTAAAGATTGGTTATTTCTACCCACGTTAATCCCAAATCCCGACCCTTGTAATAGGGAGATTATTTTAACCACTGGCTCTGAAAATTTCGAAACAGCGTTATATAAACTTGTCATcactgaagttggcattccatatGGTTGTTCTCGACCACCAAAGGGTATAGAGAAAACAAGGGGTATTGTTGGTTGATGGGTTTTGAGAATTTTGGATATTTGGCGCATTTAAATTCACCATTCTCCTAGTGGATCTTCTCCTTGGCCTGTGTTCGTTGGTTGTGGCTACTTTACCACTTCTTAATAACATACAATTAATTCTTTCAAAAGGGAGAGGATGATTGAATAACCAGAATTAAAAGATGAGGAAAATTTCACTTCCCAAAATCGTTAGCACTGTCGCACTGGGCATGCCTatttgtttaccgtgaaaattgataaataatcactgatcttccaaattactaaatttggttacttacaggaccgatcagattgatcctaggacatgtgctaattaTTTGTTAAAGTGAATTCTAATGAATATAAACACTTCGACAGTATTTAAAATAATAGTGATCCGTGAAGATACTAAAAAAAGGAAACGAACAACATAAAGTAAAAAGAATGTTGAAAAACGAAGATAAATGGCAAAAAAGATAAATCCTTTAAATAAAGAGATATTTTTGGAAATTAAATATGAATTGAATTACTTCAAAGTAAATGACAATGGTGTAAATCAAACGTATATTTCTCAATTTACTATTTCTCTGCACACTGATACTTGGTAAATTTTACAGATTTTGTACACACTTTGAACACACACGATCTTAGCACTAAGACATTTTATTTATACTAATCGAAATAACCGCTTCTGACGGCCTTTTTATCATATCGAGACAAGTGACGTTTTACATGGATGCAACTATCCAATATGCTCCACGTGTATCTTAAGCAATTAAGATAAGAATAAAAGTTCCCCcctttatttgaatttgaatctcTTGTCGAAAACATATTCAAACACtaaaaaatatttctaagtcccTGCAGCATCTTGACCCTCTCATCAAGGCATCTTCAACTAGAACTCCCAATATCTGATTTAGTCGAAACATCTCCACAGGGAACTCCATTTCTTAATTCCAATATGGGCGTCGAAATTAGGAGCTAACAACTATACTACCCAATTTTCTAATGGGAGTAATTTTGTGCCTTATCAATCTTTTTTTGTACCCCCTGCCATTAGGAACTTTGTTGCCTATCCTTGGGGTATGACTCATCACTCTCCTCAGGTGGTTGATGCTGACAACCATGAGATTCCCCAGGGACAAACTCTTCAGACTTCTACGCATGTTACTGCTAAAACTTCTGATAATAACGAACCTGAATACAAATGTCCTCGCCTTCATTTTCATGTTATTCCTCAGGATGCTCAACCTATTGTTCAGAATTTGAATCAAGGTATTCAGATTCTCCCTCCTTATCATATGGCACCTTCTGTTGTTGCACCTCGACTTACTTATTTTATGGCACCCTATGCTCCATACAGGGATCATTATGGTCAGACTATTGGTCAGATGGTTAATCCTGGAATGGTGTATCCTCAGGTGTATCCCTAGTTTGATTCTCCATAAATCTTGCTCAAGCAACTTCTCAGGGTGTTCAGCTCCCGAATCATCAGACTAATCTTCAGCCTGACATTCAGATTGTTGTTGGTACATATCCGAACAAGTCGGAAGACTATAAATTAATTGATGAAGGGATAAGAGCCATATAGGGGTTCTCAGCTTACAACATGGATGCCAAAGACTTatgcttggttcctaatgtggTTTTTCCCTATAAGTTCAAAGTGCTAGACTTACCGAAGTACAAGGGTTTGAGATGTCCCAGAACCCATGTTATTATGTACTGTAGGAAGATGGCATCCTACATTGACAATTATGAGCTTCTTATCCATTTCTTTTAGGATAGACTgtctggggcatccttggattggtacatgaaTTTGGAGTGCAGCAAAATCAGATCATGGAAAAACTTATCTAAAGTCTTTCTAAGGTCAATGCAAGTACAACCTGGATATGGCTCCCACCATGTTACATCTAAAAAATCAAGCCCTCAAGAGCATTGAAAaatttaaagaatacgctcagaggtggcATGAATGGACTCACGAGTTATGTCAGCAATATCATATTGTTCAATTATGTCTCATTTGTAATCTTTTCTTGTTTGTTAATTGTTTTTCATTTGTAAAACTTGTATGGTTTTtagatgataataataataatgaaataaatgtgCATGTTTTGAATAAATCCATTCATGTTCACTTTATTTATCAGTATCAAACTTTTGTTCAAGCAAAATCAAAACAGAATTACGAAATAAAATGTGTGAGATCGTTGTTTGTATGATCTTGAATAAAACCTTGCTGGTGATGTAAGGCATTATTTCAAATCCCTAAACACTAGAggtataaggaagataatccctagtcaacccctttgggccttggagtaggagtttctttctaTACATAAAACCGTCAATTTTAACTAGGGACATGGTAGTCTTCAGTTAGTTTTACTTTGCTTCAAATTTTGAAAAGGACAACATCTCATCAACGGATCAACCATATCTTATCCATCACAAGAGTTAGAGAATCACATATTCATAATGGTTATCCCTTACCAATAAAAGGAGTGAGACAGTCACGGCCCTTGCAACAAATCAAGCAAGCAAATGTCACATGAATTATTCCAACACAAAAAAGAtgataaataaaaaaatcataaGCAAAAGAAAAGCCCGTCAAGTTAAAAGCTTTAAAATaagtgacttaggcaaaagttagggcataCCGGTGGACTGCAAACCCAAAGGATCAGTCTAGGAAAAAATAAGGGaaagcaaaaagcaaaagaaTAAGAAGATCAATAACAAAAATCCCTAGCTTTTAACTTGACGGGCTTTTCTTTTGCTTATAATTGGGGCATGCCACCTCAAGAGCACGAGAAGTCAATCACACATAGAATATGGAATGACAAACATGAGCCTAACTTTCATGTTTAAACTTAGGGGCTCCTTAATAGCATACATGGCTTCATGCGTCATAAAAATGAATCATACATTACATATGGCATGCATACTATGTTTTCTTTACGATTGACATATTTCCCCCCATATAATGTTTCAATCAAACCCCAACATATGAGCTCTGCCTGTCATTCCATATTCCATATACGTCTACCTATATCACATTACAATC is a window of Lathyrus oleraceus cultivar Zhongwan6 chromosome 6, CAAS_Psat_ZW6_1.0, whole genome shotgun sequence DNA encoding:
- the LOC127094047 gene encoding uncharacterized protein LOC127094047, whose amino-acid sequence is MVNRNQNVDNVIRQIRHDDMAANNNQAALVERIVVRNGVNFFLRRPNYTSHLSEYVLQPETPPRTKIPKFTKFFGDTTESTVEHVARYLIEAGDISNNENLRIKYFPSSLTKNSFMWFTTLPQHSIHTWNQLETMFHEQFYTGQIKISLKELANFDENEIDLAELKQGPPYACKVLAPSNGKNPIEPENNDKFPKKTYTFDVTKYDEIFDLLVKDGQMIVPSGAKVPPLEQRKKIRFCKYHSFLGHKTSQCFLFRDLVQNAIQEGRLKFGDKPRSQMKIDSNPL